CATAATTGGATTTTCATGGAACCGCCCCGGTTTCCGGCCGTAAGCAAGTGTCGGGAAGTGTGGTTTCGACGATCGAAACCGACAGTGCAGGGGGCGAGCGAGCAGTATTGATGCCGAAATGGGAAAGTGACGGCCGGTCCGTGACGCTCGAAATCTGCGTCGAGTCGGCGGCGGGGGCGAGGGCTGCCATCGCCGGAGGGTGTGATCGAATCGAACTGTGTGCGGCGCTAGCGCTCGGCGGCCTGACGCCGTCTGCCGGCCTGCTCGCATCGGTGCTCGCGGTGGCGCGGCCGGCGGGTGTCCCGGTCCATGCGATGGTCCGGCCGCGACCGGGCGGATTCGACTATGATGCCGATGATCTGGCGCTCGCCGCGGCGGAAGCACGGGCGCTCGTCGAGGGCGGTGCGCAGGGGCTGGTGTTCGGCGCGACCGGGGACGGTCGGCTGGCGACGGAGTATCTGGCGCGCTGGATCGAGACTCTGGGCACGGAACGGCCGGCGCTGACGCTGCACCGGGCGATCGATGTCGTCGATGATCCGGTTGCCGCGGTGGAGCAGGCCGTGGCGCTCGGCTTTGGACACATCCTGACGTCCGGCGGTGCGGCGAGCGCGATGGCGGGCGCGAGCGTGATCGCGCGGATGGCCGAGCGCGCCGATGGGCGGTGCGAGATCATCGCCGGTGCAGGAGTTAACCCCGGCAATGCCGCGGCATTGATCGAGGCGACGGGCGTCGGGGCCTTGCATGGGTCCGCCAGCGTGGCGGCGGATGCCGATGTGGACGACCGCTTCGGCTTTGGCCCGATGCCGCGCCGGACGAGCGAGGATGTCGTCCGGCAACTGCGACAGGTAATTGACCACAAGTCCAATCTAGGACAATTGTAGATCAAGGCGCCGCTGGCGCTACTCCGCGAGCCGTGGCACCGATCCGGTGCAACGGCGCGTGGAAGAGGGAGTCGACGATGAGTTTCGTGAGCAGAGTGGGGCGGTTCCGTACCGACAATCCCTCGCCGCTCTACCTGCAGCTGCAACAGCTTATCCGCGACGCCATCGGCAGCGAGGTGATCACGCGTGGCGATGCGATCCCGGCCGAGCGCGATCTGGCGGTCGATTACGGCGTGTCGCGGATCACCGTCCGCAAGGCGATCGAGGGACTGGTCGAAGAGGGTCTGCTGACGCGGCGACGCGGCGCGGGGACGTTCGTCGCCGGCCGCGTCGAGAAGAACTTCAGCAAATTGTCGTCCTTCACCGAGGACATGATCGCACGCGGACGCGTGCCGAGCAGCGCCTGGATCTCGCGCGCGGAGGGGACGGTCAGCCCGGAGGAATCGATGGCGCTGGCATTGTCGCCGAGCGCGCCCGTTTACCGGTTCCAGCGCCTGCGGTTCGCCGACGAGGTGCCGATGGCGTTGGAATTGTCGACCATCGCCGGTTTCTGCCTGCCGTCGGTCGATGCCGTCGATACCTCGCTGTATACCGCGTTGACCGAGGCGGGGCATCGACCGACGCGCGCGTTGCAGCGGCTGCGTGCGGTGCCGTTCGGCGGCGACCACGCCCGGATGCTGGGCGTCGATCCCGGTTCGCCGGGACTGCTGATCGAACGGCGTGGTTTCCTGCGCGACGGCCGCGCCGTCGAATTCACCCGATCCTATTACCGCGGCGACAGCTACGATTTCGTGGCCGAGCTTGCGGACACCTGACACCGCCTGGGGGGCGCGATCTGTGACGAGCGATACCATGACCGACACGCTGATGCGGGCGGAAACGCTGGAGGCGGGGGCGACCGTCGCGCGCCTGCTGGCCCGCAATGGCGGGGCGTTGCGCGCGCTTGGCGAACGGCTGCGGTCGTCGGCGCCCGACGTGGTGGTGACCTGCGCGCGCGGATCGTCCGATCATGCTGCGATGTACGGCAAGTATCTGATCGAGACGATGGTGGGCGTGCCCGTCGCCTCTGCCGCGCCGTCGGTGGTGTCGCTGTTCGATGCGCCGGTCGCGACGCGCCGGTCGCTGTGCATCGCGATCTCGCAATCGGGGCGCAGTCCCGACCTCATCGCGACGGTCGAGGCGCATGCGAGGGGCGGCGCAGAGGTCGTGGCGCTGGTCAACGACGAGACGTCGCCGCTCGCCGCCATGGCCGACACGCTGCTGGCGCTCAGCGCCGGACCGGAACGATCCGTCGCGGCGACCAAATCGTGCATCGCGGCGATGGCCGGTCTGGCGGCGATGGTCGCGGCCTGGGCGGGCGATGCGGCGTTGCAGGCGGCGGTCGACGCCCTGCCGGAGCAACTGGAGCGCGCCGTCGCGCTCGACTGGAGCGCCGCGGTCGAACCGCTGGCCGCGGCGACGCAGATGTTCGTGATCGGCCGCGGCTATGGCTTTGGCGTTGCGCAGGAATGCGCGCTGAAGCTGAAGGAAACCTGCCAGATCCAGGCCGAACCGTTCAGCGCCGCCGAAGTGCGCCACGGGCCGATGGCGATCGTCGGACAGGGTTTTCCGGTGCTCGCCCTGGCGACCAGCGACGCCGCCGGCGACGACGTCATGGCGGTGGTCGAGACCTTCGCGGGGCGGGGTGCGACGGTGCTGGCGGCGCATGCCGGCGACGCACGCGCGATCCTGCCGGCGCTGGACGCGCATCCGGCGGTGCAGCCGATCCTGATGCTGGCGAGCTTCTACGGCCTGGCCGAAGCCTTGTCGCGGCGACGCGGGCTCGATCCCGATACGCCGCCGCATCTGGCCAAGGTGACGCGCACGCTATGAGCGACGCGCATCGCTTCACCAACGGCCATATCGTCGTTGCCGGCGAGATCTGGTCGGGCGCCGAGATCGTCGTCACCGGCAGCCGTATCGCCAGCATCCGGCCGCTGGAGGTCGATGCGGCGGACGGCATCGACCTGGGCGGCGGCTGGGTGATGCCCGGCTTCATCGATACGCAGGTCAACGGCGGCGGCGGCGTGCTGTTCAACGATGCGACCAGCGTCGACGGGATCGCCGCGATTACCGCCGCGCATGCGCGCTATGGCACGACGGCGCTGCTGCCGACGCTGATCAGCGATTCGCCGGACCGCATCGCGGCGGCGCTGGATGCGGTGGATGCCGCGATCGACGCCGACGTGCCGGGCGTGGTCGGCGTGCATATCGAGGGGCCGTTCCTGAACGTCGCGCGCAAGGGCATCCACGATGCGGCCCGCTTCCGGCTGCTCGACGCCGAGATGGTCGACCTGCTGTCGCGTCCGCGCCGGGGGCGCGTGATGGTGACGCTGGCACCCGAACTGGCGCATATCGACGACATCGCGCGCCTGTCGCGGGCGGGCGTGCGGGTGAGCGCGGGGCATAGCGAGGCCCCCTATGACACCGCCCTGGCCGCGTTCGATGCGGGGCTGTGCGGGATCACCCATCTGTTCAACGCGATGCCGCCGATGGTACAGCGCACGCCCGGGCTGGTTGGCGCGGCGCTGGACGATCCGCGACCCTGGTGCGGCTTGATCGTCGACGGTGTCCATGTCGCGCCGGCGGTCCTGCGCATCGCCCTGCGCGCGCGGGGCATCGATCGGATGATGCTGGTGACCGATGCGATGTCGTCGGTCGGCGCCGAGACCAAGGATTTCGTGTTGCAGGGCCGGCAGATCCGCGTTCGCGACGGCATCTGTTCGTACGAGGATGGCACGCTGGCCGGGTCCGACCTCGACATGGCGGCGGCGGTGGCCAATGCGATGGGCATGCTGGGGCTGGATCCGGCGGTCGCGGCGCGGCTGGCGGCGGGCAATCCGGCGGCGTTCCTGGGGCTGGAGGCGGAGCGCGGTACGCTCGCCGTCGGACTGCGGGCGGATTGGGTGCAACTGACCAGCGCCATGGCGCCGGTGGCGACGACCATCGGGGGAATACGGGCGTGACGATAGACCGGCGGCAACTGATGGGGGCCGCCGGTGCAGGCCTTGCGATGACCCTGCCCGGCGGGGCGGCAGCGGCACACTCGTCGCGATATGGCGCCTTGTCGATGCCGGTGCCGGGCGATGCCTTGCCCCGGCCGTTGCCGATCGTCGACCCGTCGCGGATCGGGTTCGACCAGGGCTGGCTGTTCCACGAGGGCGATGTCGTCGTACCGCCGGCGACGACGCACGAGGAAACATACATCCGTGCCAAGGCCGGCAACGCCAGGGGTGCGGCGGCCATCGACCATGACGACAGCGACTGGTCGCCGGTGACGCTGCCGCACGACTGGGCGAGTTTCCAGCCGTTCGTCGAAACCGCCAACCCGTCGCAGGGCTATCGCCCGCGCGGCATCGGCTGGTACCGCCGCACCTTCCGCCTCGATGCGGCGGACGAGGGCAAATATCTCGAATTGCAGTTCGACGGCATCGCCACCAACGCGACGATCTGGGTCAACGGCAGCATCGTGGCGCACAATTGGTCGGGCTACAACAGCATCTACATCGACATCACGCCGTTCGCGCGCTTCGGCGATCGCACCAATGTCGTCGCGATCCGCGTCGATGCGGAGGCGATGGAGGGCTGGTGGTATGAAGGCGCGGGCCTGTACCGCCACGCGTGGCTGGCCAAGCGCGCGCCCGTGGCGATCGTCACCGACGGCGTGCATTGCGACCCGCGCCGGACCGGTGACGCATGGCACGTGCCGGTGACGGTCACCGCCCGCTCGATCGCCGCGGCACCCGCCGATGTGGTCGCGCTCGCCAGCCTGATCGATCCCGCCGGGCGCAGTATCGCCAGCGTTCGTTCCGCCCCGGTGACCATCGCGCCGCTCGAACAGGCGGACCTCGCCCTGTCGATCCCCGTGCCGTCGCCGATGCTGTGGTCGGTGGAAGCGCCGACCCTCTACACCGTCGTGGTGACGCTGGAACGCGGCGGCGCGGTGGTCGATGCCCGGCACGTACCAGTTGGGTTCCGCACGATCCGTTTCGATCCCGCGCAGGGGCTGTTCGTCAACGATCGGCCGGTCAAGCTGAAGGGCGTGTGCCTGCACCTCGATCATGCCGGTGTCGGTACGGCGGTGCCGGACGCGCTGCTGGCATGGCGGCTGGAGCGGCTGAAGGAACTCGGCTGCAACGCGATCCGCTGTTCGCACAATGCGCCCGCCACCGCGTTCCTGGACCTGTGCGACCGCATGGGCTTCCTCGTCATGGACGAGAACCGCAATTTCAATCCCGCGCCCGATTACATGGCACAGCTGGAATGGCTGGTACGGCGCGATCGCAACCATGCCAGC
The sequence above is a segment of the Sphingomonas insulae genome. Coding sequences within it:
- a CDS encoding copper homeostasis protein CutC, producing MTLEICVESAAGARAAIAGGCDRIELCAALALGGLTPSAGLLASVLAVARPAGVPVHAMVRPRPGGFDYDADDLALAAAEARALVEGGAQGLVFGATGDGRLATEYLARWIETLGTERPALTLHRAIDVVDDPVAAVEQAVALGFGHILTSGGAASAMAGASVIARMAERADGRCEIIAGAGVNPGNAAALIEATGVGALHGSASVAADADVDDRFGFGPMPRRTSEDVVRQLRQVIDHKSNLGQL
- a CDS encoding GntR family transcriptional regulator, with product MSFVSRVGRFRTDNPSPLYLQLQQLIRDAIGSEVITRGDAIPAERDLAVDYGVSRITVRKAIEGLVEEGLLTRRRGAGTFVAGRVEKNFSKLSSFTEDMIARGRVPSSAWISRAEGTVSPEESMALALSPSAPVYRFQRLRFADEVPMALELSTIAGFCLPSVDAVDTSLYTALTEAGHRPTRALQRLRAVPFGGDHARMLGVDPGSPGLLIERRGFLRDGRAVEFTRSYYRGDSYDFVAELADT
- a CDS encoding SIS domain-containing protein, giving the protein MTDTLMRAETLEAGATVARLLARNGGALRALGERLRSSAPDVVVTCARGSSDHAAMYGKYLIETMVGVPVASAAPSVVSLFDAPVATRRSLCIAISQSGRSPDLIATVEAHARGGAEVVALVNDETSPLAAMADTLLALSAGPERSVAATKSCIAAMAGLAAMVAAWAGDAALQAAVDALPEQLERAVALDWSAAVEPLAAATQMFVIGRGYGFGVAQECALKLKETCQIQAEPFSAAEVRHGPMAIVGQGFPVLALATSDAAGDDVMAVVETFAGRGATVLAAHAGDARAILPALDAHPAVQPILMLASFYGLAEALSRRRGLDPDTPPHLAKVTRTL
- the nagA gene encoding N-acetylglucosamine-6-phosphate deacetylase codes for the protein MSDAHRFTNGHIVVAGEIWSGAEIVVTGSRIASIRPLEVDAADGIDLGGGWVMPGFIDTQVNGGGGVLFNDATSVDGIAAITAAHARYGTTALLPTLISDSPDRIAAALDAVDAAIDADVPGVVGVHIEGPFLNVARKGIHDAARFRLLDAEMVDLLSRPRRGRVMVTLAPELAHIDDIARLSRAGVRVSAGHSEAPYDTALAAFDAGLCGITHLFNAMPPMVQRTPGLVGAALDDPRPWCGLIVDGVHVAPAVLRIALRARGIDRMMLVTDAMSSVGAETKDFVLQGRQIRVRDGICSYEDGTLAGSDLDMAAAVANAMGMLGLDPAVAARLAAGNPAAFLGLEAERGTLAVGLRADWVQLTSAMAPVATTIGGIRA